The DNA window GTCGAGAGAAGCAAGAAGCGAAACATTGTTCAGGCATAAACTGACTtaaattaaactacatttaagaTGTCGAAGACGCTGAAAGGGATCACACTGAAAGGAAGTGCGGAGCTTGTTGCTGAATTCTTCTGTAAGTAATAAAATGCGTCCAGGAGTCGTTGAATGcttttgtatgtttttgaataaagtaaatgtcattttgaccatttttctctctttgtttcGGTTTAATAAAATATACGGATTGATGAGGCGATTATCTGATGCACATTTAGTGCTTGTTTGCTCTAATATAGCCTGTTTATTAGGTTTGCGAAAAAAAGATTCGATGCTTTCGCAAACGATTCCTCATTGATTCACACAGATCATAAACggcatattaaaaaaaagtagtaatcggtgttgggtaagttactctaaaaagtaattaattacatcttccacagtgtaattagattactgtactaattactctgtctgacaAGTTATTGCGTTacttattactttctaaaacccttttaattttttcaaataaatcatataaaatcaaataaattattcatgaactggccaaagaatttaaaggggcggtgttaaattagaaaacataaattttaacattagaccttaaatttcgattttaaatgtaacttgttttatatagaaatgttctatagtctatacagtatttaatgcaataaaatcagaagtaactaattactgAAAAactaagagtaatcccttacttttcagtgaaaaagtaatttaattacttagtaatgcattacacccaacactgaaaatGGTAATGtactttgaaaaatattttcatgGCTACACCATTGAGACGCATTGAGTCGAATCATTTTGAAGTCGAATCGTGACTCACCAAGTCGGAATCACGTTGTGAGGTGCAAAGACTAGGTCTGACGAATGTTGATTGAGCGTTATTCGGTGCGttagtaattgtattattttattttttgtatttatgcgCTGATTGATTTCTTTGTTCCAGTAAATAAATAGGTATTTACTCATGTGTTTGTTGTCTTCTGGTAGCATTTGGTATCAACAGCATCTTGTACCAGCGAGGAATCTACCCAGCAGAGACCTTCACCAGAGTCACACAGTATGACATGAGCCTTCAGCTGACCACTGACACCAAGCTGAAGAACTACCTCACCAATGTCATCTCACAACTCAAAGGTTCATTACAAAGACCATCTTTTACAGATGGATAAAAACATCATTTACGCAgcctcaaacttgtatgacttactttcttctgcagaatacaaaagaaaatattttgtatgatgcatttttatccatacaatgaaagcacataaaggcagcatacaactcaagtgatttaatccatgtcttctgaagcaatgtgatTACTTTGGGTGAGACACAGACCataatttaagtccttattcactataaatcttaacatctgcagtctctttggtgcgttcatgagagaagctcgttcacacacTTCCTCATGCTTGATGCACGCTCCAAGCACTGTACAAAATCCCTACACAGCGTTGTAGGGCACCATGACATATCGCATTTATCGAAACATCGAAAATGTATCGCGATATGCATATTGCAAGGGCTTGCGataatactttaaaaagtaaCGTTGTGGCGACACAGATTGCCGAGAATAGACTGGGCACATGATTGTCACTTGGCGTGTGTGCGTTAGAGGTCTTCATGGGTCCAATTAGATTCGAAAACCGAGGTACGACCCGAGACCCGCGTGGGTTCGGGACCAAAACTTTGACTAGTTATCGGACGTATAAGTAGCCTCTAGCAATTTTAAACAAATGTGCTTTTACCGAATGTACCGAAGAAGACCTGAATTCTTTTAAAATATGCCGACTCGCCATTATTCGTTTCGGGcgtttaacaatattttatttaaaacaaatacacatacaTGTTATTATCTCactttttctctgttctctgacAATCCGCGCTGCTCCGTGCAATTTACCAAACCTCCTGCCTATGCCAAGAACTCTTGCAACACTGTGTGATTGTAAAAAAACAAGGCGATTGCACTTCAGTGGGGTTTACCAGTCAGTCATTTTAATACAACATCATAAATGTTATTATCCCCCTTCTTCTCTGTTCTCTGTCAATCCACGCCTCTATGTGTAAATGACCAAACCCTCCTGGATACTGGTGCGGCCAGGCTGTGCAGACGTCACTGCCTTTTACATTCGGGTCCAGTCGGGTTAAATAAATTGCAGTTGTTCTCGGTCTAATTTTATCGGGTTTGTCTTGGGTCGGGTTTTTCTTTTGTAAAAATTTATTTATGCGGTTTGGGTAAGACGTGATTCGGTTTGATTCAGGTCGGGTACAGATCTTGGGACGTGAGACGACTGCTAGTGTGCATGCAGTGTGCATAGGTGCATATCCAAAGCATGAgatattccccattcattttctacatgtcatttcaacattaaaggggtcatgaaatgctctttttttttttttttttttttttttttttttttttttttaaatagttttatcttccctgaggtccactgataatgttaaggtttttttttttttttttttttttttttttgctttttgcaccaaaactaaTTAAGTAGTGTTACTTGACAACCCTttttctggccctctgtctgaaactctcggttttggcctaagcacctctGTAAAACTTTAACGCCATTTGAAACATTCACTAATGGAACagttacttactgttttgcatcgggtccaagtgtttttaacggccccatccttcaataacagttcctttgaatggttcacaagcaatccatatTGATATGAGTCGGAAAAACAAGCAATCCATATTGATATGAGCCGGAAaaacaagcaatccacgctgaaaaaCGCTGAAAACACATCCACCTTaagcacatacatagtccaaagcatggtgtAAAGTAGATGCGCACACATCCAGTTTCAAGTAACATCCTGCACTTTAAAACAGTcaaaagacgtccatctagtgcatgactacatacaccaacaattaaaaaatagtgcagatggaccAAAGAAAGCAAAGCTACATgattttatagtagaatgacctcttgtatatcaaaatatcaaggaaaatttgattcctcatgacatgacccctttagcAGATTTGTCGATTACATAAAAGTTGACACATTTTAGTAAGTTGCATTGTGTCCTACAACATACCCTCTGATGTTCATTCGTTTAGTCGTAAGATGAGATACTTTTCGCGGTCACCAAAAGGTTGATGGTAAATGCTAGAAAATGAAAacgcagggtttttcctgggttaAAAATGGTCTCCGGTGGTGACTGACACGTTCGGTCATCCACATGCCGGCAGTTCGTTTCTTACATAATTGCATTTAGTTAATATATAATGaaattacttaattgaattttATGTTTGGTcatgagttgttgttttttcttcacCATCTACATAATGAAACCTTTTTAAGTCAATGCAGAGTTTTTAACTTGAAAGTGCTATGTGAAATCAAACTGAACCGAATttaattaacaccttatttctataatTTAGAAAGACTAGCTTCACTGACCAAACCACagaaatgaggagccatccatggtcctACCTAGGcttatggcattgcactgtaaatatatggGCAAGTACATAAAGAGGTTTCAAAGTCTGGATCTTCAAGACTTCTCGACATATTATGGGCAATGCAGGAAAAACCGTGTATAATAATACCGGGATTGAGTACCCGTCAACTGCGTACAGCGTCAAAGAATCACCGTCTTGAAGCCTACACTGTTCAAGAGATTTATAGTTAATAAAGGCTTAAATgtaatatgtttctcacccaaagcgaatgtatcgcttcagaagacattgattaaaccactcaagtcatatggGTTATTTTATTTACTGCCTTTGTCATTTTTTGGAGCTAGGTCCCCTATTGACTTCACCTCatatatccttcaaaatatcttttagGTGAATGTGTAGTTTTACTTTGCAGTTGGTTGTTTTCTCTGCAGAATGGTTGTTTGAGTGCACGGTGCAGAAGCTGGTGGTGGTCATCACATGCCTGGAGACGAATGAGGTACTGGAGCGATGGCAGTTTGACATAGAGTGCGATAAGGCAGCAAAGGAGAGCAGGTATATAGTTGAAATGATTGAATTACATTACCTCAGATTCATTCACAGTCACTTATAAAAGGacaagacatttaaaaatgtatttgattgaTCAGGAATGTATATTACAAtctaaatatgtacatttaaaattgtaCATGCTTATTCCAGCGCCCCAAAGGAGAAGTCCATAAAAGCCATTCAAGAGGAAATCCGTTCTGTCATCAGGCAGATCACAGCCACTGTCACCTTCTTGCCTTTGTTAGAGACTGCATGTAAGTACATCTGTGATTGTTCAAGAGTCATTTCCATACACATCCATAGCTGCATGATAACTGTCTGGTTTTTGCTAATGGACTATACATTACCATACCAAACAGTCTGTGTTCTGGATTGATTTGTAAGAAATGGTCAATTGAGCAAGCACAACAAAAACAGGATTTCCGACTAAAGCTTATTTAATTGATCAAAGTTAGGCTGTCAGTTTGCCCTATATACTAAGCCCTGTTCACCACCATTGTcgcttggtgtcgctagactctgCGATGTAtgtcgctagtgggcgttcctactgctaccgcagctctaacgttattggtggactgcacaactggccataatAGCTTTTGACAATGCTGATTTCAGATGATACTGctgataaaactaagatatcattctaatttgacaaggaatcagttctcttgcctctaaaaatgaacatttgccagtGGAGAGCATTTATATAatctgcagcagtgcttaatgcatcatatcgTTAAACAAGATGAatttggggggtctgggtagctcagcaagtaaagacactgactactacacatggagtcgcaagttcaaatccagggcgtgctgagtgactccagtcaggcttcctaagcaaccaattggcccggttgctagggtgggtagagtcacattgggttaacctcctcgtggtcgctataatgtggttcttgctctcggtggggcgtggggagttgtgcgtggatgccacggaggatagcatgaagcctccacacgcgctatgtctccgcggtaacgtgctgaacaagccacgtgatatgatgcacggattgacagtctcagacacggaggcacctgagattcgtcctccgccacccggattgaggcgattcactacgccaccacgaggacttagagcgcattgggaattgggcattccaaattggggagaaaaggggaggaaaaaaaaaaccacaagattaattttatatctatatataaatcaaactcactcagaatgccgacaaggttttccacgcatcattttattagcccatattcatgtatgtggttacagacaaatgaaacggtgaaatcgctcacagaaacgcTTAACTTCTCCATCTTGCCTGCATTTGTCTACAGTATCTTCACCTCACAGCAGACGGATGTtagctccactgtcttcactctcattggtagtctcTTGCGAATATCGCTCGTTATTTGCATAAAGTagaaattttctcaacttgtatTGTCGTTCGCCACGGCGATCTCTGTCGCGTCTCCGGAAGTCGCTGTGcattcattgaaaatgaatgggatcgtATTGCATGATGTGAACAGGGCTTTAAAATCCTTATGTACTTGAAGCCCTTTGTActtaaagttattttattttaaatataaatgccCGAGGTGTTTATATTAATGTGTTAGGTGCGCTTACTGTGCTGCactaatgtaaacaatgacgcattTGCGCGCGTGCCAGATTCGAATAAGTCAAGATAtgaattaacacttaaatttcggtcttcgtatggcttcagaagtattgaaatatagcgcacaagtaaCATGGacgacttttatggtgcttttggagcttgacagtcacaaTCCTCTCATCCTTTTttcttgtgtttcacggaagaaacgggtgagaaaataatgtcagaaatttcaatattttaatgtttttttcaaaGGGTAGCATGACCAAAAAAATATTGAGAACTGCTGGTATAGTGATACGAATTGCTCTTTTGAAGGCGGTCCTTTTCAGTGAATCAATTAAACAGGTTCACAAgtcggtctgaatgattcattagaaaATTAGTCTGAATCTAAATGAAAACTCCTTAtctagtagggctgcacaattcattGAAAAAATGATTGACATTCCAGTTACTGCTGCTGCAATTAACTACCGGTAATACTATTTTACtactttatatcttttttttctaACAATACAGGTGCCTTCGACCTTCTGATCTACACAGACAAAGACCTGGAGGTACCTGAGCAATGGGAGGAGTCTGGTCCTCAACTCATCGACCAATCAGAAGAGGTCCGTTTGCGGTCCTTCACTACTTCCATTCACAAGGTTAACAGTATGGTGGCCTACAAGAGGACAAACTCCATGTGATTGCTCAGTGTTTTCTGGGGCTGTGTTCTGTTACCACTGTTTCTGTCttttgtatatatctatataaaacTCATTTCTTAtgttgtcattttaaatgtatttcctaAACCGAAAATAAATTTGCTTACTaagattgtatttgtttattgtcattttttttatattttgtagaaGTTACGCTGGCGAGAACATCTAAGGGAAAGTTTTGACatctattaaagaaatagttcacgcaaataaaaatgtcattatttacttaccctcatgttgttccaagcccatgcTGATATTTTTGCAGTGGAACACAAGGGAGCATGAATCTttatagatcttttttttttttttttttttttcactcactcATCAAGTAGGTCTAATGTTTTGAAAAACTGCTGTGAAACATCTTGAAACCGGAATTCATTTACTCGAACCTCAGCATCGCTCTCTCTCATGAGGTCAGCGATGGCTATTTTGCCTTGTAAAGCAGCGCCACAGTAATTAAAAGCAGCACTGATAAGCGAGAGCAATTCGATTGTCACCAGAGCTAAAAGAGTAGAGACTAGCATCTCAACCCAATTATGAATATTTGAGGCAGATTAAAGGACGTAAATGTGTTTCATGTATAGCAGGATGGCGCATTTGCATTGAATCTGTCGTTCTATGGACATCAAAGTGGAGTTTCTGTCGCTGATGGCTCAGTTTAAAGACGAGAAATACCTGTTGGCCGCATTAGCGTTGCCTTTTTATCTCGAGAAAAGTAATTACGGAAGACTATGAGGAACTATTAAATAGCTAGCTTTTCaaatcctggatgctgattggtcaaagcGTTCCtggtattttaaaaatacaaaccaATAGTTTAACTATGTAGCACCTATAGAGGCCAACTAATTTTAGTTTACATGTCAGAGACTGCATGTTCTTGCATAAggatacatttaataaatttacttaaaaatacaattttaatgaaaatttgttGTCTCAGTATTTTTATCATGTAGTAAAGGGTTAGTAAAAGAAATAAGGCAATTGAGGCTGTGCTATGTAGAGTGAGCGCAACAGTgccgtccactttttcagccatctgggttccggaagtgttTTCTCCGTTTATTCTTTCCATAGACTTCCATagaatcaatttgtctatgggataaattaatgtgatttttacttccggagcTTCTGACTATTGCACTGTATTGTACCCAAAAACAGCATTTAGCCATGATCtcataccttattgcttaaatatacatcAAATCTCTAGAATAAAAATCTCCCTCCGTCTAATGCCAACTGCCTcagactagcaatagcaagtagaaaactatcatggttcatggctttgAAGTAAATTAAAACCTActgatattaatagtaataataaagccCTTTGAAATATCCTACTTAAGCTGTATCAAGTTTCAATACgaaatacagtacataaacaaAGGAAGAAGAATAAAACTGATGTCATGGGGCCTTCAAGTGAATTACAAGGAAAAATAAATTGAAATGCCTTTTCATTAGTTGCCTCTTAaataatacactgtaaaaaataaataaaaaaatgattataGACATAGGATAACTGAGTTAAATCAAATATACTAGATCCAACAAGGTCAAGAAAATTTATCAAGtttctttttaaacacatttacagtattttcAACTTGAACATTAACATTTCTACAGATATCTTGTTTCAACTCCACTCCAAAATGtatatgctttgtgggtgtgtaCATGTGATTAACAAAGAATTTCACACATTTGTGGAATAGATGACAAATATCGTAAATTAAAATACGTTCACAGGCAgccgtgatgtcaatttgtaggccggaagtctaattcggtatgggttccctctggattttcctatgggtttttataatggagtttttttacttttgtgttaaataaggtctgtgtgtaatgggagccagctggtacatgctgtgcagtgtgtgtaaacctcactcccctggctcaagaggcgcactagcgactgacgctaggtgctttagcctcctcgttagagcgaccgcctcccatgccggagactccagttcaaatcccactcagagtaggtggtgccgtgacccggatgggagtgaggtttaggggggtgagtgtaatgggagccagctggaaCGTGCTGtgaaatgtgtataaacctcactcccctgtctCGAGGCACACTAGCAACTAACGCTAGGGGTTGTAGCCTTCAGCCTCCTCATTAGAACGCCTGCCTCCCATGTTGGagaccccggttcgaatcccacttggAAAGGGTCGAACAGGACCGGTTACatatggtaaacattacttgatgatatacatatatttatgtgtcttattgtgtatttttatataaactttatattctattcacttatttttattcttttttatttatttattttttatgatttctgtcttgttgtattgtttgtgcactggaagattCTGTCACCAggtcaaattccttgtatgtgtaagcatactttgcaataaagctcattctgattctgatacacaGATGTTCTTTTctgcaacataaattacacactttcatgtctcaaacgtgaattttgaagctgtgtgcattttttttttacagtatgtaattCAATGCGGcttaaaaattcacatttgaggcaTGACTGGGTGTAATCTAtgctgtagaacaaaacgtccacgtatcatcaagtaatgtttaccatagaccttattttactcataagttcaaaaacccattATAGAAAccccgagggaacccatggcgaattctcttccgggtttgtggactacaacctgaacagtcTTCTTCAATATTCCTTTGCAAGTACACACGTActgtaagtgaaaaaaaaaaaaaaaactacaatacGAAACAGACTCAGTACAAAGGTTTTATACAAAGTTACATGGAAATGGGCAAACAGTGAAAAATCTTTTCCATTGACTTTTTAATCAACAGGTTCCATTTATGCCGGCTTTAGCAGTGCAATGtagcaaaacaaaaatgtaatatgtgcatttatttcagtaattcagtaaATGAGttgcacaaaataaaaaacaggctACAAGAATATAGTACAGTGCCAATGCCCTTTTATAGAGCTTGTGTAGGATAGTTAAAAGAATGTtcaggattcaatacaagttaaactcatcgacagcatttatgggaTTTTGCTGATTATcacaatatattttaaactcATCCTTTGTGTGTACAGtaattgtgtttacagtaatggacttaaaatgaaagtctatggggcaaggcattgaactggaataaacattaaaataccagctgttttgaaaatatatctacaagacgtaaacaataaacacaacacttgttaatattagggctgggtatctatacagatttcccaatttgattcgATACCAATTTACGAGCTCTCGATTCAGCTCTGATTTCGATACGGttaatttgattctgattcattttggCATATTTCAACTGTGTCCATTTTGct is part of the Myxocyprinus asiaticus isolate MX2 ecotype Aquarium Trade chromosome 2, UBuf_Myxa_2, whole genome shotgun sequence genome and encodes:
- the LOC127454271 gene encoding mitotic spindle assembly checkpoint protein MAD2A-like, with the protein product MSKTLKGITLKGSAELVAEFFSFGINSILYQRGIYPAETFTRVTQYDMSLQLTTDTKLKNYLTNVISQLKEWLFECTVQKLVVVITCLETNEVLERWQFDIECDKAAKESSAPKEKSIKAIQEEIRSVIRQITATVTFLPLLETACAFDLLIYTDKDLEVPEQWEESGPQLIDQSEEVRLRSFTTSIHKVNSMVAYKRTNSM